A genome region from Acinetobacter lwoffii includes the following:
- a CDS encoding HAD family hydrolase, translating into MKLALFDLDHTLLNTDSDHSWGEFLVSEGLVDPVQHRAMNDKFYDDYKKGQLDPYAYNEFVFQFLTKHDNDYLTELHQLFMQKVIRPQMRPEGFKAIERHREAGHALVGITATSDFITAPIFREFGITEIIATNAEVIDGKYTGKVINTACYQQGKLVRLEQWLEGRDVTESWAYSDSINDRFLLEYADHAIAVNPDDRLETLAQEQGWEIQDWSI; encoded by the coding sequence ATGAAATTGGCGCTATTTGATCTCGATCACACCTTGTTAAACACGGATTCGGATCATTCTTGGGGAGAGTTTTTGGTCAGTGAGGGCCTGGTCGATCCAGTTCAGCATCGCGCCATGAATGACAAGTTCTATGACGATTATAAAAAAGGTCAGCTGGATCCTTATGCCTATAATGAATTTGTGTTCCAGTTTCTGACCAAACATGACAATGATTATTTGACTGAATTACATCAACTGTTCATGCAAAAAGTCATTCGTCCACAAATGCGTCCTGAAGGTTTTAAAGCCATTGAGCGCCACCGTGAAGCAGGGCATGCCTTAGTGGGGATTACCGCAACTTCAGACTTTATTACCGCACCCATTTTTCGTGAATTCGGAATTACTGAAATTATTGCCACCAATGCTGAAGTCATTGATGGGAAATATACTGGTAAAGTCATCAATACCGCATGCTATCAGCAAGGGAAGCTGGTGCGCCTGGAACAATGGCTGGAAGGTCGCGATGTAACCGAGTCTTGGGCCTATTCAGATTCGATTAATGACCGTTTCTTGCTGGAATATGCGGATCATGCGATTGCAGTGAATCCGGATGATCGCTTGGAAACTCTAGCTCAAGAACAGGGTTGGGAAATACAGGACTGGTCGATCTAA
- a CDS encoding DUF2789 family protein has translation MTHVRPRMTHLFQQLGLDASAEGIETFIHEHQLHKDLTLLDAPYWSEAQRQFLSEKIASDGEWAIVVDQLNESLHENSTSEG, from the coding sequence ATGACTCACGTTCGACCGCGTATGACACATCTGTTCCAACAGCTTGGCCTGGATGCCAGTGCAGAAGGTATTGAAACATTTATTCACGAGCATCAATTACATAAAGATCTGACTTTACTGGATGCGCCGTATTGGTCAGAGGCACAACGTCAATTTTTAAGCGAGAAAATAGCGTCTGATGGCGAATGGGCGATTGTGGTGGATCAACTCAATGAATCCTTGCATGAAAATTCAACCAGTGAAGGATAA